TCGATGCCCTCGTAAGAGCACGCCGGGCCAGAGGCGGGGTGGTCGATGACCGTCGTGAACACGGCCTCGGGCACGGACAGGCCGAGGCAGATGGTCCAGAGCAGGGCGCAGGTGAGGTGCACGGCGCGTGGCCGGCGGTTGTGCACGCTGGGGATGGCGTGAACGATGGCCAGGTAGCGGTCGAAGCTGATGCAGGCCAGCAGGAGGCTGCCGCACAGCAGGTTGAGGTGGGCCAGGACACTCAGCAGCTTGCAGAGGAAGACGCCGAACACCCAGCCCACTGCCTCCTTGGCCACCACGAACGGgaaggtggagaggaagagcaggtcGGCCAGGCCCAGGTGCAGCAGGTAGATCTCGGTGATGCGCAGGGAACCTTTGCGCCGCAGCAGAACCGTCACCATGAGGCCGTTGCCCGCCAGGCCCAGCACAAACACCAGACTGTAGACCAGCGGAAGGAACACCATCTGGAACACCTGCAGCCAGCGATCCTCCTGGTCGCAGTCGCTATAACTACTCCTGCTACTGTCATTGTAGGAGTCTGTGTAATTCAATCCACCTTCATAATCATCAATGTATTCAGATGTATCCATCTGTAAGtcaacaaatataaatatatgcaaGTCAGTGGTCAATTTACACTTATTCATTTACATGTCTGCATTTAACAGATGCCAATATCCCAAGTGAGTCATGGTGCGGTTACGATGTACCATTTgaaaaggtatgtgtgtgtgtgtgtgtgtgtgtgtgtgtgtgtgtgtgcacactcttACTGATTCCTTTGCATCTGGAATATGAATTGATTCAACAACAACTGCCAACTAACCATATATGGTGCTCTACTatttactgtttgtgtttgtagtgttCTCTGAGAAACCATAATCAGTCCCAGAGAAGTCAACTCAAATCTATATTGACTATTaaatcacatacaaacatacaaacaaatacatcacATATATGCAAAATGTATCCTTTTACACATCATACATTTCAATTTAGTCCCCTGAATATTTCCCCTTTATccctccaacacacaaacacaggtcacGTACTTGTCggacatacaaaaaaaagactgatTTGTCACATCAGCAGTTAAAATATAGCATATGCGGAAATGTATTTTAGTCTCTTAGTATTGCACATTAAACATGATCATAAGCCATTTTAAGACTAGCATCCAAATGTCTGATGCTTACCTCCAATGCTGTGAAGAATGcatgcatggttgtgtgtgtgtgtgtgtgcactggccCTGGTCTCCTGTGAGAGTGACATCCTTGGGTGCCGAGGGGAGTCTGCAGCAGGGAGAGTCACCCAGCTGTGTGCTTCAGGCTTCCGCCGAGCATGGctcacttcctcctccttcaggaTGTCTTCGGGGCTCATTGTTGTAATGGTTTACCGTCTCACTGCTTCATAATAAAGAGGAGAAGTCATAATTCTGACTTCAGGGACGAATTGTTTGTGCTACATACCTAATGGCTGAAACCAGCATGCTAAATGGTAGATCTGTATATAGGCAGGCTACCTTTATATAATTTATGTAGCGTATGCGTGTATGATAATTAGTTATTGTATTGCATGTGTGATACTTAGTtattgtatgtgttgtgtgtttgtatgtatcgcATGTGTGATACTTAGTTATTGTATGAATATACACCAGTAAATTGTGTATATGGATTATTATGAGaggttatttattattatctttGGCTATTATCCAAGGATAGATAGCAAAATAATTTGGTATAGTGAAAATAACTAATTTAAATTACAGTAATGTGGTCATGATGTGAAaacattgaaagaataaaactTAAAGTTAAGTCCACATAGGTAGACTAGTGAGCACTCTTCTTACCATATTAGACCTAGAGGGAGTGAGGAAGTACCCCTTGCATTAATTTCAATGgctgatgctatgctagctTCTTCAGCCCAGGAAGTAGGCCTGCCAATTTGACCACAGACATCTTTAAAGATGTCGTCCCAGGGGTGCTCACTTCTGGCACCATTACAAaaaatgtattggattagaattgcacaCTGCATCTTTAAGTCTTTTTGCCAATATCTTAGTCTCTCTAAATATTAGCTAATGGCCTCCTCTGGGCGTGTTGGGTCAGTATCAGCAGAAGGTGAGCGGGCCACAGTTTGTCCCATCCATGTAGAGGCCtggacacacactgatggagcaTGGCTGGAGTAAACTACAGAAGGATGAGTATATCAGACTCATGGTGTCTGCATTATAAAAGGACACCTGCTGCTTCTCACAGTCCAGATACAGGCCAATCCTTCTGGGGAGATCCTGGGTGGCGTTTAATACAGGGAACTCGGAACCATTGTGAGTAAAGACAAAGCCACCATTCTTAAGGTGGAGCTGGATTTCCACCTTAAGAATCCATTTCCTGGATTGGCTGGCAGGACCAAGCACCAACAATGGTGAACTACCAAGCTAACAAACTTGTTTGTGTATTGATCCTATGATGATAGTGACCCAACCAGACAAAGGGCTTATCTGACAGTCCTGAAAATAATACACTGAGGCAACATAATGACCTTTTTATGGCCTAAATGAGGAACAAGCACACACCTGCTTGATTGTCAGAGGTGGAATTATTGAGAGGAAGTAAAACATGCCACATTAATTCAAAAAACAAACGTATGACAAATATTGTCTTTGGGACACCAAGAAACCATAGTACACCTTGTAAGATCTTGGCCTCCGACTTTTCCATCATTTTCATAAAATAGGACTTCTTCACTATTCTGAAATAGTGCTGTATAACATGAGACTGATGATGGCAGACACTTGCTCTATTAGTACTCACTCCGCAGGCTGTGAACTTTCACAAGTGCTGTTCAGCCTCAGAGAAGACCCGCttgcactttcacacacaccctccatctctctctctctcaagcacacacacacacacacatgtgcacacgcatacagacaaacacaaacacacatagacaaatacatagacacaaaaaTCTaatttttgtgttttacatCTAACATTAACAGGAACATGGGGACCTCCTTTAGGCAGACATAAGCCACAATGTAACATTCCTGGCCTAAACAGTATCAGGAAAGGATGCTGACACATAATTGACACCATGGGATGGAGCATGTGATGACCACAAGGATGAATATAATGCATTGTGAACCCCCCCTTCAAACCTTCACTTTTTCCTAGTCTTGATAGAAACCAGCCAAGACTATTTTGGTCAACATGTCTTTTACTGAAATAATGGGACTGcatgtgtgacatgagttgagtttgtaatAAGAAGGGTCTTTGCCCCAGAGAGCTTTGGATTTGTTCCTTTACCCTTGTGGTGCTTGCAACTTTCCCTGTGCCGTGAATAAATCTGCAGTCTCACACCGGGGTTGCCTGAAAGTTTTGACCACATTCGCATGAAGCACCTGTACTTGCGTGAcgtcagggccagatcagggacCCGTTCCAGAGTTGGTCACTGTGTGTTAGTCAGGTGCAGCTGCGGTCTGCACCTGTAGGAGCTGCTCAGACTGCTGGAGGtgcagcgccccctgcaggGCATCCTGCTGCTGTCTCCCCTCCTGCGGTGAAATGTAAGTCACATCTCTGGCTGTGTGACCGAATAGCTGACTCGTAAATACTGTGGCTGAAAAGGAATGTTTCGACTTAGCCACAGTAGTGAAGGAGGAACCTGCTATTTCAGTTCAAGGTCACTGTTGTCcctggagacaaactcacatgtGCTTCAGCACTTCCTGTATCACTGCATGACCGTGACTTAGTAGCCTGCCTACTCCACTGCAGTGGGAATTAGTACCTTTTTTTGTAAGGAAGACTTCTTGAACTTCCAACCTTGATTTTTCTAGTCCTCAACATTCCCAACATTCACAGGGTCCTCAAAGGTACAACTACAGAAGAAACAATACACCCTGTTGCCTCTCGGTGAAGGAGGTGATGCTTTATaccttcacacaaacactagaAACTAGCCAGACAGCTGAGAATGGTTGAGCAGGATCTGCCTGataacgtcacacacacacaagatccaCCTGGAGCTGAGAGGAATGCAATGTTCCAACATTATACATAATCAACATGTTGTTTATTGGAGCTAGGCCACTCTGAATGATGAAGGCTAAGGTTTCCTCATTTCCATACGGCAGCTGACGGAGCACGTCTGTCTCTGACGTGAGCTGAGTGACACTAGACAACGTGTGACCATGAGGACACTGCTGCACACCCATACCTGTCAAGTTCCCATTGCTTAAATCCAtgaggtcagtgattgaaatccCTGAGCCATCCTCAGGGCAGGACTGTGGTCAGGCTAGTCCCagagtcaccccccccccccccccccccccccatgattTAGGCTCTCAGATGTAAGCTATATTAAATACTTTTTCGTCAACAATAACAATCTTTAGCAGCTTCTTTCTTTTCCTACAAATCTAAAAGTGTTTGGTGAAAACAGTAGGAAAGTAACATGCTAGCCCAGCTAAATATCAGTTTAGCCAAGTACCAACAAATTCCCCCTCAAGAATAGTGAAAAGTGTAAGTCACttatattgtaagtcacttCTGATGGATGTATATTCTGAGCAGTGGTGAAACTAGAtaacattttcatgtttttgatCCAACCATGTCGATGGGGGTCAGTCAGAGGTTTTACAGACATTTAACTATGCCTTTCAAGGTGCACTTTTAAGCCTTTGAGATCCAATTAAAAtatagataagataagatataaatagatcaagatatatatttttctgCCCTGGAGGGTGGTCCAGGGGGCATATTCATCTGGTTAACTGCATCAATGGGGTGCACTTTGAAGTGAAATTGGATGGACTTCTTTTGATTACTatttaaatgctcttgtaagggcaaatgttacacccaggatgctttGTCGTCTAGTGAGCAatgtttggcactgccgtctgtgcaagtacggcaatccagactattctcatttgtagttccatgttggtagaacgaactgcctagcactaccagagcaggggctgTACCTGtattaaaaatgcatttaaTAAAAGTTTTCTTCATTCAGAATCTTGAATTTTAGCCACCGATCTCTAAGAGTCGAGGAAGGGcttccacaccacacaccccgcTGGCCTCCAGTGCACCACATCCCTTCACACCCTCATAGTGTTACTGAGCACCAGTGGCCACGGACGAGAGATTCAGATGTCTGCTCCCGACCGGTCCAACCACATCCTGCCCTGCATTACAGAGTGTGGGTGGAGTGAAGCATCCATTTTGAGCCAAGCACCTAGTAAAAGAGTAATGCTATATACGCCCAGCCTCACATCAACATAACAGGGTTTTTGGTCCTTAAACGTAGAACTTTAATCGAGACAAAAGTACATAATGACACACCTGGGCATTtataaacaacaaaacaatgaatacaaatatgcaTCTGAAAACAAAACGAATAataaacagaggagagaggggggggcggaAAGAATAGAAGCAAGATACATAAGATGCGAGATAAGATAAGATGGTCAGAGAGCGATAGATGATGAGATAGAAAAGATGTAGCGATGTGAAGTGGctaagagagagatgtaggcCACACCACTCGGTGCCATGAATACAGTAGTAAGGCAACCTACTGTACAGCCTGCTACACAGGGCAGGTGAAATGCATGATGGGACTTTTGTCCTGTAACAAATATGAGATGTGGTGTCCAGCCTAAGGGTCCTCCACTCCCCCATGTGACGCCGTCTCTAGAGACCCAGAGTCCTCCCCGGTCCCCTTGGAGTTTAGTGTCATTACGCCCCTCTTCTAGGCCACTCTGCAACAGACCTGGGCCATGATTCACACCAGAGCCATCCCAGACTGAGTAGCTCTCTGGGTCAACTCCATCAGTTTTtactcttgtgtctgtgtgtgtgtgtgtgtgtgtgtgtgtgtgtgtgtgtgtgtgtgtgtgtgtgtgtgtgtgtgtgtgtgtgtgtgtgtgtgtgtgtgtgtgtgagtgtgagtgtgagagagagagaaagagtgattgTATCCTCATTTCTCTGCTGTTCCACAGCCAGGATGCTTCTGCACTCGTTCAGCGCTCCTTTCCCTCCAGGTCACCGTTGCCATGGGAGTGGTGGCGTTGCCACAGCGACAGCTACAGCAGGCGCCCTCTGCACTCTGTGGAGCCgcagcagcacagcagctcCTTGCCCTCCACGCTGCCAACCTCGTAGTTATAATCCCACGTCAGCTCTGTGCCCGCCCGGATACGCCTGGGGACAACACACATGggcatatgacacacacatacacacacatgggcatatgacacacatgggcatatgacatacacatacacacacatgggcatatgacatacacatacacacacatgggcatatgacatacacatacacacacatgggcatatgacatacacatacacacacatgggcatatgacacacacatacacacacatgggcatatgacacacacatacacacacatgggcatatgacatacacaaacacacacatgggcatatgacatacacatacacacctgggcatatgacatacacatacacacacatgggcatatgacatacacatacacacacatgggcatatgacacacacatacacacacatgggcatatgacacacatgggcatatgacatacacatacacatacacgggcatatgacatacacatacagacactggcacacgatgcatacatgcacgccatatacatatacacaaattgATACTGGCCATACATTCTCACAGTCATACAGGTACATTTCTTTGGCAGATACATTGATACGAGGACATAGAGACAGACTCACTTGCTGGCAAAGAAGGCTACCCAAGGGAAGCGCAGGTCATGAGTGTCCACAAACACGTTCTGGACAAAGAGATTAGGActgcagctgtgctgtaattcagagagagacagagcgagagagaggggatgagagttagagagagagagagagacagagagacagagagagcgagagagagcagttaATGGATAAGTCAATGGACAATAAATTAATTCTCACATAAGAATTCCAGGTGGACCTGACCAAAATTGGATACTTTGTTTGTGGACAGTATTTACATGATGGTAGCTTTCAGTACACTACCTACAACTTTGTAACGAGACCATAGTACGCAATTGCATTGAAATAGCTGCATATAGACACAACTCATAATATGCACTTACATTGAGGTAGCGTCCGAGGTTGCCCTCCAATTTGGCGTCGATGATGTAACAGGACTCCTCTCCATCGAAAAACTGTCGTGTGGACTTGGAGACCGcgtcaccccctcctcccccacctgtGTTCTGCGGGGGGGCGGTGGGCCCCGTCCCCGTCGCTGGCCCTTCCACCTGGGGTTTCACCGGCCCCGTCTTCACCATCATACCATGGGAGGTCTTCAGAGCGAAGCCCCGCGTAGACTTTACCGCTACCTGTCTCTTTACCAAtgctggagagaggaagggaggtagagagaaagaaagaaagaaagaaagagagagaaagagaaagcgagagaaagagagagatcagaaaagaagaagaacaatgaTGTAAAATGAGGGCGACATTGAGGCGACAGGCAGCTTGGCGGGCCCAAATCCACTCATGGCAAATAAACATGActtgatgatgaggaggaggcaggtGGAGGTGATGGTGTGGGGACATGTGCTGTGGTCAGCAGGTGGAGCTGATGGTGTGGGGACATGTGCTGTGGTTATCAGGTGGAGCTGATGGTGTGGGGACATGTGCTGTGGTTATCAGGTGGAGCTGATGGTGTGGGGACATGTGCTGTGGTCAGCAGGTGGAGCTGATGGTGTGGGGACATGTGCTGTGGTTATCAGGTGGAGCTGATGGTGTGGGGACATGTGCTGTGGTCAGCAGGTGGAGCTGATGGTGTGGGGACATGTGCTGTGGGTAGCAGCAGgcatctctctcttaccctgAGTCTTCTTCTCACGCTCCTTGTTGTCATCTGAGCCTGAGCTGATGGTCTGAACATCGTCACTGTCAGAGAGGCTCATCacatcctgagagagagagagagaggaagaatggaaggagagagggagagagacagtaggCAGAACTTGACACACTGGTATGACACAAACAAGAGAATAAGAAGACAACCATCTGAAAGTGTGTGAGGACATTGCGGGCTGGATGCTGCATGTGACAGAGCAAtgcaaataatgtgtgtgtatgtctgatgtTATATGAACTTAAGTCATGGTGTTGGTACCGTGTTTCCAGCTGGCTTTTTCCCACCCTCAGTTTtcacactgcaaacacaaacatccaggAATCATAAACACATGGCCACTTACAGCGAGTGATATGCTTAAACAGGTGTTTGGAAGAAGGAAACTGTGTTACTCACGTTATCTTGGCTTCCACTGGCTcctgaacagaaacacacagacacacatgaaaagAAATCAACATTTACATCCTCAAAGGCATCACGTTAACATCAAATGAGTAGATTCCTATTCCAACCTATTCTTACAGATGGACCTGATTTAAACCTCAGGTATTATTGGGAGAGCTGTGAGGTGTAATAACCAGCCATGCCTCTGAATGCTCCATTCTCTCCTAACTCCTCCCTATCCTCTCGTCTAATGAACTTAAATGAACCAATGAGATTAATTTGTACCACGCTGGTTGTGCCTATTCATAAAAAATTCAACACGCGCCGGCCCTCGTCCGACCCAGGTCCAGAGGTGGGTCATGAAACCCAGTCGAACAACGCGGGTTATCCCTTTCATTCTAAGAATCAACACGGGTTATCCCTTTCATTCTAAGAATCAACGTGGGTATAACCTCCTATTCTACTGACAGTAGTGTTGTAAGAGGTACTGTTCAAGGTCTACTGGCGCCAAAGAAATATCCTGCAGCTCCAACAGGCAGATAtttctgctcttcctccccccttcctccccccggCCCTTACCTTCTTCTCAGTCTTCAGGCCCTCTGTTTTGACCGTGACAGTGGCGGGCGAGGAGCTGAGCCACGAGGCCACTTTACTCTTCCCGCTCTCCTCCGGCATGGGCGGcggcttcctctcctccttgccCTCCGTGGACATGCTCATGCCATCCTTACTGTCCTGGCTCCCTGACAGGagcgacacacaacacacacgaccTTCAAACACAGGTCTCGAGACCCCTCTGCTTGCGTTCTTATATGCccttcgtctgtctgtctgtctgtctgtgtgtgtgtgtgtgtgtgtgtgtgtgtgtaggcctcttGACCCCTCTGCTTACGTTCTTATATGCccttcgtctgtgtgtgtgtgtgtgtgtgtgtgtgtgtgtgtatgtggtgtgcgtgtgtgcgtgtggtgtagCTCCAGTAAAAACTTCATATCCCACAATCACCCTTGCTTCTCTGCCTTGTTCTCACTTTCCTGTAAGtccttgtgtgtggtgtagcTCCTCTACACATTGAGACTTCATTTCCCATACACCCCTGCTCTCACCTTCCTTCATGCCCTTGGCCTGTCTGCGCGTGGTGTAGCTTCTCCACACAGAGCTGGATGTA
The DNA window shown above is from Clupea harengus chromosome 11, Ch_v2.0.2, whole genome shotgun sequence and carries:
- the LOC105912985 gene encoding C-X-C chemokine receptor type 5, with product MHAFFTALEMDTSEYIDDYEGGLNYTDSYNDSSRSSYSDCDQEDRWLQVFQMVFLPLVYSLVFVLGLAGNGLMVTVLLRRKGSLRITEIYLLHLGLADLLFLSTFPFVVAKEAVGWVFGVFLCKLLSVLAHLNLLCGSLLLACISFDRYLAIVHAIPSVHNRRPRAVHLTCALLWTICLGLSVPEAVFTTVIDHPASGPACSYEGIEGSNWTLLSRSLTHLLGFFAPLAVMGYCYSAVVLTLCRSQRSLEKQGAVRLALLLTAVFCFCWLPYNLTKLLDTLVIVGPLAGLSCDSKGLLMQSLVVSESIGYMHCCLNPILYAFMGVRFRKELLRLLGKWRLCRVCLPAQYSSRTSFSEGLTATTNSKLI